A single genomic interval of Mustela nigripes isolate SB6536 chromosome 7, MUSNIG.SB6536, whole genome shotgun sequence harbors:
- the TFAP2C gene encoding transcription factor AP-2 gamma isoform X1 → MLWKITDNVKYEEDCEDRHDASSNGNPRLPHLSSAGQHLYSPAPPLSHTGVAEYQPPPYFPPPYQQLAYSQSADPYSHLGEAYAAAINPLHQPAPTGSQQQAWPGRQSQEGAGLPSHHGRPAGLLPHLSGLEGGAMSARRDAYRRSDLLLPHAHALDAAGLAENLGLHDMTHQMEEVQNVDDQHLLLHDQTVIRKGPISMTKNPLSLPCQKELVGAVMNPSEVFCSVPGRLSLLSSTSKYKVTVAEVQRRLSPPECLNASLLGGVLRRAKSKNGGRSLREKLDKIGLNLPAGRRKAAHVTLLTSLVEGEAVHLARDFAYVCEAEFPSKPVAEYLTRPHLGGRNEMTARKNMLLAAQQVCKEFTDLLNQDRTPNGNNRPAPVLETNIQTCLSHFSLITHGFGSQAICAAVSALQNYIKEALIVLDKSYMNPGDQSPADSSKTLEKMEKHRK, encoded by the exons ATGTTGTGGAAAATAACCGATAATGTCAAGTATGAAGAGGACTGTGAG gatCGCCACGACGCGAGCAGCAATGGGAACCCGcgcctcccccacctctcctccgCCGGGCAGCACCTCTACAGCCCCGCGCCACCCCTTTCCCATACTGGAGTCGCTGAATACCAACCACCACCCTACTTCCCACCGCCGTACCAGCAGCTGGCCTACTCGCAGTCGGCCGACCCCTACTCGCATCTGGGAGAAGCTTACGCCGCTGCCATCAACCCCCTGCACCAGCCAGCCCCCACCGGCAGCCAGCAGCAGGCCTGGCCGGGCCGCCAGAGCCAGGAGGGGGCTGGCCTGCCCTCGCACCACGGGCGCCCGGCCGGCCTGTTACCCCACCTCTCCGGCCTGGAGGGTGGCGCCATGAGCGCCCGCAGGGATGCCTACCGCCGCTCGGACCTGCTGTTGCCCCACGCGCACGCCCTGGACGCCGCGGGCTTGGCTGAGAACCTGGGGCTGCACGATATGACGCACCAGATGGAGGAGGTGCAG AATGTTGACGATCAGCACCTGCTTCTGCACGATCAGACTGTTATTCGCAAAG GTCCCATTTCAATGACCAAGAACCCACTGAGTCTCCCATGTCAGAAGGAGCTTGTGGGGGCTGTGATGAATCCCAGCGAGGTCTTCTGCTCAGTCCCGGGAAGATTGTCCCTCCTCAGCTCCACGTCTAAATACAAAGTAACAGTTGCTGAAGTCCAGAGGCGATTGTCCCCGCCTGAATGTTTAAATGCCTCCTTGCTAGGAGGTGTTCTCAGAAG AGCCAAGTCTAAAAATGGAGGCCGGTCCTTGCGGGAGAAGTTGGACAAGATCGGGTTGAATCTGCCAGCTGGGAGACGGAAAGCTGCTCACGTCACTCTCCTGACGTCCTTAGTAGAAG GTGAGGCTGTTCATTTGGCTCGGGACTTTGCCTATGTCTGTGAAGCAGAGTTTCCTAGTAAACCCGTGGCGGAGTATCTCACGAGACCCCATCTTGGAGGGCGGAATGAGATGACTGCTAGGAAGAACATGTTGCTGGCTGCACA GCAGGTGTGTAAAGAATTCACAGACCTCCTCAATCAAGACCGAACTCCCAATGGCAACAACCGGCCCGCCCCGGTCTTGGAGACGAACATACAGACCTGCCTGTCTCATTTCAGCCTGATCACACACGGGTTCGGCAGCCAAGCCATCTGTGCTGCTGTGTCCGCTCTACAGAACTACATCAAAGAGGCTCTGATAGTCCTAGACAAATCCTACATGAACCCCGGAGACCAGAGTCCTGCCGATTCTAGCAAAACCTTGGAGAAAATGGAGAAGCACAGAAAATGA
- the TFAP2C gene encoding transcription factor AP-2 gamma isoform X2 produces MLWKITDNVKYEEDCEDRHDASSNGNPRLPHLSSAGQHLYSPAPPLSHTGVAEYQPPPYFPPPYQQLAYSQSADPYSHLGEAYAAAINPLHQPAPTGSQQQAWPGRQSQEGAGLPSHHGRPAGLLPHLSGLEGGAMSARRDAYRRSDLLLPHAHALDAAGLAENLGLHDMTHQMEEVQNVDDQHLLLHDQTVIRKGPISMTKNPLSLPCQKELVGAVMNPSEVFCSVPGRLSLLSSTSKYKVTVAEVQRRLSPPECLNASLLGGVLRRAKSKNGGRSLREKLDKIGLNLPAGRRKAAHVTLLTSLVEGEAVHLARDFAYVCEAEFPSKPVAEYLTRPHLGGRNEMTARKNMLLAAQCVKNSQTSSIKTELPMATTGPPRSWRRTYRPACLISA; encoded by the exons ATGTTGTGGAAAATAACCGATAATGTCAAGTATGAAGAGGACTGTGAG gatCGCCACGACGCGAGCAGCAATGGGAACCCGcgcctcccccacctctcctccgCCGGGCAGCACCTCTACAGCCCCGCGCCACCCCTTTCCCATACTGGAGTCGCTGAATACCAACCACCACCCTACTTCCCACCGCCGTACCAGCAGCTGGCCTACTCGCAGTCGGCCGACCCCTACTCGCATCTGGGAGAAGCTTACGCCGCTGCCATCAACCCCCTGCACCAGCCAGCCCCCACCGGCAGCCAGCAGCAGGCCTGGCCGGGCCGCCAGAGCCAGGAGGGGGCTGGCCTGCCCTCGCACCACGGGCGCCCGGCCGGCCTGTTACCCCACCTCTCCGGCCTGGAGGGTGGCGCCATGAGCGCCCGCAGGGATGCCTACCGCCGCTCGGACCTGCTGTTGCCCCACGCGCACGCCCTGGACGCCGCGGGCTTGGCTGAGAACCTGGGGCTGCACGATATGACGCACCAGATGGAGGAGGTGCAG AATGTTGACGATCAGCACCTGCTTCTGCACGATCAGACTGTTATTCGCAAAG GTCCCATTTCAATGACCAAGAACCCACTGAGTCTCCCATGTCAGAAGGAGCTTGTGGGGGCTGTGATGAATCCCAGCGAGGTCTTCTGCTCAGTCCCGGGAAGATTGTCCCTCCTCAGCTCCACGTCTAAATACAAAGTAACAGTTGCTGAAGTCCAGAGGCGATTGTCCCCGCCTGAATGTTTAAATGCCTCCTTGCTAGGAGGTGTTCTCAGAAG AGCCAAGTCTAAAAATGGAGGCCGGTCCTTGCGGGAGAAGTTGGACAAGATCGGGTTGAATCTGCCAGCTGGGAGACGGAAAGCTGCTCACGTCACTCTCCTGACGTCCTTAGTAGAAG GTGAGGCTGTTCATTTGGCTCGGGACTTTGCCTATGTCTGTGAAGCAGAGTTTCCTAGTAAACCCGTGGCGGAGTATCTCACGAGACCCCATCTTGGAGGGCGGAATGAGATGACTGCTAGGAAGAACATGTTGCTGGCTGCACA GTGTGTAAAGAATTCACAGACCTCCTCAATCAAGACCGAACTCCCAATGGCAACAACCGGCCCGCCCCGGTCTTGGAGACGAACATACAGACCTGCCTGTCTCATTTCAGCCTGA